TGCGGGAGCTGCGCCCGGCGCTCGACAGCGAGAAGGTCAGGCTGCACGCCGATCTGTTCCGTCCGGCGACCTTCATCGATGCGGCAACGGAGAACGTGCTGTTCGCCCTGCTGATCGGCGGCGCCCTGGTCATCATCGTGCTGTTCGTGTTCCTCTATGACTGGCGCACTTCCGTCATCAGTTGCACCGCGATCCCGCTGTCGCTGCTCTCGGCCGTGCTGGCCCTGCAGTGGATGGGACAGAGCCTGGACACGATGACCCTTGGCGGCCTCGCCATCGCGATCGGCGAGGTGGTCGATGATGCCGTGATCGGCGTCGAGAACGTGGTGCGCCGGCTGCGTGAGAACCGAGGCCTGCCGTCGCCGCGCAGCGAAGCGCGTGTCGTCTACGATGCCATGCTCGAGGTGCGCGGCGCGGTCGCCTATGCGACCTTCGCCGTGCTGCTGGTGTTCGTGCCGATCCTTGCGCTGCCGGGCCTCGCTGGCCGGCTGTTCGGTCCGCTCGGCATCGCCTACATCCTCGCCGTGGTGGCCTCGCTCGTCGTCGCGCTGACGGTCACACCGGCGCTGTCGATGCTGCTGCTGGCCGGCCGGAAGCCGCGCGAGGAACGCGAGCCGCCACTGGTGCGCTGGTCGCGCGGCTCCTACGAGACGCTGTTGCGGCGGCTCGGCCGGTTTCCCAAATCCGTCATGTTGACGGCCGTGCTGGTGACCGCCGGCGGCGCAAGCCTGGTTCCGTTCTTCGGCGGCACCTTCCTGCCCGACCTGAAGGAAGGTCACCTGATCCTCCACGTCTCGACGCTGCCGGGGACCTCACTCGACGAATCGCTGCGGCTGGGCACGCTGATCGCCGAGGCCCTGCAGGGCGTGCCGGAGGTCCGCAGCGTGGCGCAGCATGCCGGCCGCGCCGAAGCCGGCGTCGATACCGCGGGCACGCATTCGAGCGAGATCGAGGTCGACCTGAAGCCGGGGCTATCCGGCGAACAGCAGGAACTGGCGCAGCAGCGCATCCGCGCCGCGCTCGCCAATTTCGCCGGCATCAACCTGTCGATCAAGACCTACCTGACCGAGCGCATCGAGGAAACGCTGTCCGGCTTCAACGCCGCCGTGGTCATCAACGTGTTCGGCCCCGATCTCGACGATCTCGAGCGTGCGGCGCGCGACATCGCGCGCGAGCTCGGCGAGGTCTGGGGCGCGATCGACATCCAGCAGCAGTCGCCGCCCGGCATGCCGCAGGTCAACGTGACCCTGCGCCCGACCGATCTGCAATCCTGGGGCCTGGACGCGGTCGAGGTGCTGGAATTGATCCGCACCGCCTATCAGGGCGACGTGGTCGGCCAGGCCTATGAAGGCAACGTCGTCTTCAACGTCATCGTCAAGCTCGATCCCGATGCGACCGCACGCCCGACCGAGATCGGCAACATGCCGATCCGGACGCCGAGCGGCGCCTACATCCTCCTGAAGCAGGTCGCGGACGTCTACGGCACCGCGGGGCGCTACGTCGTGCTTCATCGCAATGGGCAGCGCGTTCAGACCGTCACCGCCAATGTGGCCGAGCGCGACCTCGAATCCTTCGTGGCCGCGGCCAAACGGAAGATCGCCAAGGAGGTCAAGCTGCCGCCGGGCGCGCATGTCGAGTTCACCGGCGCGGCCGAGGCGCAGGCCAAGTCGCGCCGCGACCTCTTGGTGAACTCGCTGCTGGCGACGATCGGCATCGTGCTGCTGCTGTCCTTCGTCACCGGGCACTGGCGCAACCTGGTGCTGGTGCTGATCAACCTGCCGTTCGCCTTCGTCGGCGGCGTCATCGCCGTCGCATTGACCGGCGGCGTGCTGTCGCTGGGCTCGATGGTGGGCTTCGTGACGCTGTTCGGGATCGCGCTGCGCAACTCGATCCTGATGATCTCGCATTACGAGCATCTGGTCGTCGTCGAAGGCCGCGCCTGGACTCTGGAGACCGCGATCGCCGGCGCCGCCGACCGCCTGGTGCCGATCCTGATGACCTCGCTGGTGACCGGCCTCGGCCTGCTGCCGCTCGCCCTCGGCGCCGGCGAGCCGGGCCGCGAGATCGAGGGACCGATGGCCGTGGTCATCCTGGGCGGACTCCTGACCTCGATGGCCCTTAACCTGCTGGTGCTGCCGACCCTGGCGCTGCGCTTCGGCCGGTTTGCGCGCGGCGTGCACGCCCGCGGAAATGTCGCGGCGAGCTGATCTTGGGCGTGAGACGTCCGCGACGTTCGCCGCACGTGGCTGCTCGACGCTTCACCGTGCGGGCCGGATGAAGGAGATTAAATTCCGACCCGTGTTGACGAGCTTGCCACTGGTCAACTGCAGACCTTCGCGACCGAATTCCCGGCGTCCGCATTCAGCTGATTCCGTTGAAAAAGTCGGCAGTAGTTTCGTCGTGAACGCCATCTGTTTCGAGGACGAATTGGCGCGTTGTGGTTCACGCGGGCGTCAGCGCGGGCATCGGGATCAGCTTGGCCATCTTACGAAGGTTCTGAGCGGCTGCAGCGAGGGTGAACTCGTCGCGTGCGCCGTTCGGCCCTCTTAGTCGCAGCCGATCTAGCTTGAGGATGCGCTTGAGATGCGCGAACAGCATCTCAATCTTCTTGCGGAGCCGGCGTGAAGTGCGGCCTTCCCATGAGCTTGCGATCTCGCGTGCCATGTCGCGAGCGCCCTCGTAGATCGAGCGCGGCACTTTTCGAGCCGGGGTGTTGGGGCAACACCTGCTTCTTAGAGAGCATGCTTGACAATCGCGCTTGCTCGCACGGTAGAGGACCGTCGTGTCGTTGTTCACCAGCGTCCCTGTAGTGGTGAGGGGGTTGCCAGCGGGGCAGCGATAGACGTCCCTGGTATGGTCGTAGGTGAAGGCCTCACGCGAGAAGGTCCCGTCGGTGCGGGCCGACTTGTCGAAGACGGTCACGTGCGGCTCGATCCCGTGCTCGTAGACCAGCCACCCGAGCATCTCAGCGGAGCCATAGGCGCTGTCGCCGAGAAGCCGGCTTGGATAAAGATCGAACCTTTCGATTGAACGCTCAATCATGCGCTTGGCGGCCAATACTTCTGCCTGGCGGATCGCCGTGGTCGCTTCGACATCGACGATGATCGCATTCTCGACGTCGACCAGATAGTTCGTCGAGTAGGCGAAGAAGGCTTGGCCGCCGTGCGCTCCCGTCCAGCGCGCCGCCGGGTCGGAGGGCGATACAAACTTGGGCGTGACCTCCGTCGCGGCACCGAACGCGGCATCATCAAGAACGGCAAGATACTCGTCGATCGCTCGACCCGCAGCCTCCGGCGGAAGCCTCTTATCGCCTTCGATTCCCTTCTGCCGATTGGCATCCGCCTTGATCAGGCTCGCGTCGACTGCGAACCCTTCGCCGCCGATCAGGCGCTCCCGGATGCAGCGGCGCAAGACGGTCTCGAACACGCGACGGAAGAGATCGCTCTCACGGAAGCGGCCGTGCCTGTTCTTCGAGAACGTCGAGTGATCGGGGACGCCTCCATCTAGACCCAGCCGGCAAAACCAGCGGTATGCCAGATTGAGATGGACTTCATCGCAGAGGCGCCGTTCCGATCGGATGCCGAAGCAATAGCCGATCAAGAGCATCCTGATCATCAGCTCCGGATCGATCGAGGGCCGCCCGATGTTGCTGTAGAACGGCGCCAGCTCCCGCCGTAAGTCCTCAAGGTCGACGAACCTATCGATCGACCGCACGAGGTGGTCGGCTGGGATGTGCCTTTCCAGCGAGAACTCATAGAACAACGCAGCCTGTTCGACTTGCCGATGCCCCATCATGACCTTCAGTCCTGCCCACTAGACAGACTGAATCACCGATATCTCTGCGTCGCAACTGCTGACTTTTTCAACGAAATCAGCCCATTACGGACACTGAGCAGAATCTTAACCTGCGGTAGCGAGGCGGGCTGTCGCGGGCCTCAGCACGGGCGGTAACGAAGGTCAGCTTCCCGGAAGCTTAGCAAACGCCTCGCGCAACTTCGGACCCGGCCCAACGGTGTATTTAGCGGGGTTTTTCGGATCCCGACGCTCGTCCGGGATGACGACGATCTCCATCATCTCGGGCAATTCCAGATTCTCGTTTGCCCACGTTACCAGCATGTCCTCTCCCAAGGTCAAGAGGTTATGGATAAATGCGTCGAAGTCGGCGCGAATCGAAGACGGCTCGGTCGCGTTCTTGCCATCCTTCACCCGGTGCCAGACTGGCTCGCTGAGCATCAGATCTGGATCGAGACGGAAGTTTTCAATCACAAGCCTGCCGCTGTAGCCGTCTGGATGCTCCACCGCGTTACGCATGGCGATTGCTTCTTCGACGAACGGCGCCGCTTCGACTAACATCTTCGTCCTGGCATCGTCCGGGCCGAAGGTCTCCTTCGCAAATTCGATCAGCGACTTCCCGCCCTTCCGCGCCTTCGAGAACTCGCTCGCCTCGGAGAATGAAGTGCCATAGAGCTTGTTTACCACGTAAAGCACGTCGCGAATGTAATTCTTCGCCTCGTATAGGAAGTTGTGGCAGTCCGCTTCCAGCCGGTCGATCTGCGGAACCTCGACCAGCGCGTTGGGTGTCGCAGGCGGCTTAAACTTTGCAGCCGCTTCCGCGAATGACTTCTTGAACGAGTCTTCGATTTCCCAGCATCGCAGCAATTTCTTCATCAGTGAGTTAAGATAGAGGCTGCCGACCTTGTCTTTGACCTCTTTTGTCACCTTGCACTTCTCCAGAATCTGCAGAGTCTGAAGCGATAGGCGTGCAACAATCGGGTTGTCGACGCCGTGGCTGGCAAATTTCTTAATCTCGAAGGACATGGCGACCTCTGGGAGCGCCATCCTAATACCTTGTAAGACTACCGGCGCAAGGCCGTAGCAGCCCGGGGCGATAGGGATGCAGTGCGGTTGGACGCCTCTCATGGCGCCTTTTGGCACCAATCCGACATACCGGGGCAGTGTGCCGATGTTCGTTGGTCGGGTAGACCGGAAGCGGCCCGCCGGCGATCGGAACGACGCGAACAGACCTTCCCGGACGCTAGCTATTTGAATGCGTCGATGTAGGCGGTCGCGTTGCCTGGATCTCGGACAGAGAGAAGGCAGAGCGCGTAGGTCTTCAATATCCAAGCTCGATCGGCCGTCGATGCTCCGTTGAGCTGCTTTTTCTCGGCCTTCCCGATAAGCTCGAGCAGCTTGTAAGCGACTTGCTCCTTGGTGTTGTCTTCCACGCGAACCGTTGCGGCATCAGTCATTTTGAGATCCCTTGATGTCTAGTACGCGCTCAACCTATACGTTTCGACCGCCGGCGTCGATCCGCTGAAGGTCATGAAGCAGACCCGCCACGCGAGGGTCGACGCCACTGAAGGGCTACGACGGGCGCGAGAACGATTTCGATGACCACGCTGGCGAGGAGTTTCTGTAATTGTGCGTCATCCGCGGTGGCCGCTTAAAGCTTGGAAACCAGCATGTTGATGCTTTTGAGAACATCCCTGCGATAGTCTTCTTTAACTTGGACTCGATGGCCGCCAATATCCTGTTTGCCAGCCGAGAGGCGCGAAAACGGACAGCCCTTAGCGAATGCGACGACGCCTGTGGTCTGGAAGTCTCGGATCTCGCACGTGCCGTCGCTGATCTTGCTAAAAGTGAAAAGCTCCGGGTGGATCTTCAGCAGTGCACCAATGTCTCGCTCGATTTCGGACAGCACAGCGGCGTAAGCGGAAGCAGGGCCCATATATTGCGTAATGCGATTCTTAGCGATGAGATGAACCTGGGGAAGCTTCCGTCCCGCTTTTGCCAGCTTCGTATTGAAGGCGTACGTCGTATAGATCTCGGACGGCAGCTTCAACCCGTACACGAGCGACAGCGCATTCTGAACCGCGCGACGGGAAGAGTCGTCAGCCATCACGGGCAATACGAGTCGATCCACTGATGCCAGCGCAATCTGCGTGTAGATCGAGAAGCTCGGATTGCAGTCCACGAAGATGGTGTCGTAATCGTCCTCGCATTTTGCAAGAAAATCATTCAACCAATCGACGACGGCAATCCAGGTATCGGTACCGGGAACCTGGGTGTTAGAGAGCGTGTTAATAGCATTCGATTGCAGCTCCAGTAGAGGGTCGCCGCAAACCAAAGCAATGTTGCTGGGAATCAGGGGATTAAAATCATCCGGGTCTGTGACGAAATCTTCGGGGTCGAAGACCGGCGGCGAGAACGGAGATGGCAGACGGAGCTGGAAGTAGCCGCCAAGGCTGCAACGAGGTACGAGGCCCTGGCGCTGCAGCAGCTTGTGTCCTCCCTTATTAGTAAGGCCGCCGAGAAAAAGTTCGGACAGATTGGCCTGTGGACAGGCGTCCACTACCAAAATACGTTTTTTTGGATTTTTCTCAGCGTAGCGGCAGATTGCCTGGAAAGCCAAGCTCGTCTTGCCAGTTCCGCCTTTGTTGTTCCAGAACGCGTAGCGCATCGCTGGCTCCATGGTATGTCAACGTCGGACATTATTACGTCCAAAACGGACTGTCAATCGTCTCCTATGGCCTGGTGCAGCCTGTTGCGGTTTCATGCGGTGTGCGGCCGTGTCGCCGACGAACAGATCACCGATGTCCGCTCATCGCCCTTCTCGGACCTTCCGGCCGCCGCCAAAGACGTCGGCCTGCTGGGCTTGAGCGGATATGCTTGTCGAGACTCGTGCGGGCCCGGAGCCAGGCGCGCACGACCGACAAGTCAACCTCTGATGCGATGCGCTCAAAATCTGATTTTACTCACCGCCTCAAGCACATCACCCTTGTCCAGTCCTCCCACGGAAAATATTCCACTTTCGTTTTTCAGAAAATCATGATTGACTATGCGCATCCCGTCCCGCCATGAGGGGCGCTTCGCGATCGTCACGAGACGTGGGTGCGGGATGCGGTGGGTGCATTGGATCGCAGCGCGAGCAATCGTGCGGACGAACGAGCCCGATGCGCCGGCGAAATCGTAGGGTCCTGGCCTCCCGGTGCTGAGGCCAAGCGGACGGTGACGATGATCCGTTCGTGACGGGGGCAAGACAGCCGGTCCCCGGGGAGAGGACGTATAAGCCGCCCAACCATCGCGCGGGGAATGCCGGGATGTCTCGGCTGAACCTGTGGTACCTGCCGCCTGCATTTTTTTCGCAGGCGGGCCATGGGGGCGGCCAGCTCCCGGCATTCCCTGCGCCCTCTTCGTCGATGAGGGCGAAACGACCCGCACAACTCGGACGCACGGAGCGCCGCGAGGCCGAATGCCTGCGTTCTAAGAAGCACTCATCGCAGATGTCGGCGCCCGCAGCGTCGAGGCGGTGGAGAGACGATGGACGTCCCGCATGACAGCGCGCACAAACGCCACGGCTGTCGACCATTGGCCCGGTGGACGTCCGCGCCGAATGGCCTCAGCCGTTCAGCCGGTCGATGTGCACCTTGCCGGCCTTCATCACCAGCGGAATGTGATCGCCCTGGCCGAGCAGGCACGAGACGTCGCGCAGCGGATTGCCCTCGACCACGAGCAGGTCGGCGAAGGCGCCGGGCGCGATGCGGCCGAGCTTGCCTTCCATGCCGAGCACCTCGGCGCCGATCACGGTCGCGCTGGCAATGACCTCGCGGGGCCCGAGGATCTCGGCGCGGATCCGGAATTCATCGCTCTGCAGGCGCTGGGAGGGTCCCAGGAGATCGCTGCCGAAGCCCATCTTGACGCCGGCGTCGCGGTAGATGCCGAGCGAGCGCAGGCCGGCATCGCGCACATCGGCGATCTTGGCGACGCTCTCCGGCGGCAGGCCATACTGCGCGCCTTCATTGGCGAGCGCCTCATAGGTGACGAGCGTCGGGATGACATAGACGCCCTTCTCGGCCATCAGGCGCGCGGTCGGAAGGTCGACCAGATTGCCATGCTCGATGGTGCGGACCCCGCAATGGACGGCGCGGGCGATGGCTTCCGCCGTGTAGGCATGCGCCAGGACGTAGGTCTGCCGCGCGCGAGCCTCGGCGACGATGGCGCGGATCTCGTCCTCCGAGTAGCCGAACGCGCCGACGGGATCGGTCGGCGAGGCCACGCCGCCGGACGCCATGATCTTGATCTGGTCGGCGCCCATCTGCAGCTCCTCGCGCACCGCCTTGCGCACCGCATCGACGCCATCGGCCACCCGGGCCAGCGCGCCGACGCGCACGCAGCAGGGACAAGGGGCGTTGTCGGAAAGGAAATCCGTCCGCGCCCGCATGTCGCCATGGCCGCCGGTCTGGCTGAGCGCCCGGCCGGACACGAACAGCCGCGGGCCCTCGGTGAGGCCGGTATCGACGGCCTGCTTCAGCGGATAGCCAGCGCCGCCGGCGTCACGCACCGTGGTAAATCCCCTCCGCAGCATGCCCTTGAGCAGCAGCGCCGAGCGCAGGGTCACCAGCACGTTCGGCATCTGCACTTGCTGGGCAAGATTGAGCTCGACCGCGATCGCATGGACGTGCAGGTCGATCAGCCCCGGCATCAGCGTCTTGCTTTGGAGATCGATGGTCTGGTCGACGCTGGTCTGCAGCGGCTTGTCGGACACTTCCTTGATCAGGTTGCCTTCGACCAGGACGTGCTGCCCCTCGAGCAGGTCGGGCTGCAGCGGGTCGAGCAGAGCGGCATTCTTGAACAGGATGGTCGGCATCAAGGTGTCCTCGATCGGAGCGAAGCGTGCGTCAGCGGGCGGAGCGGGCCGACGATGACGGTGTTCTCCCCTATCCTGTCCTGCGGGCTCGAGCCAGCTCGGGACGGAATACCTGTCTTCTCAGCCGATCGACATCAGGCTGGCATTGCCGCCGGCGGCCGCGGTGTTGGTGGAGAGACTGACTTCGGTGACCAGCCGGTCGAGATCGTAGCAGCCGTCGCTGGCGCGCGGCGTGACGAGCGGGACGATCGGTCCGGGGCGCGTGGCGAGGTCGCGACCGAGCGCGATCAATTCATCCGCCTCGCCGTCGGAAAGCACGGCCTGCAGATCGCGGAGAGCCCGCCAGCTGTCGACGATCCGCAGGCGGCCGCGCAGCCGGCTGGTGAGCGGTCCCAACACGGCACAAGCAGGGCTGGCGCGTTCGACGAACGCGTCGTTTCCGGTCATCAGAATGACGCCGATCTGGACCAGCAACGCCTGCTCGCTTCGCGCCAGTGCAGCGACGGCGCCGCGCGCGGTGATGCGATAGACGTTCTGTTCGCCGACGGGTCCTGGCAACTCGATCTCGAGGCCGGCCAGCACCTGGGGCCCATGCGCCTCGCACGCCAGCGCCGCCTCGGCGTGTCCGCTGGCGCGCAACCCGTCGAGGTAAGAGCGCAAGACCGCGTCAGACTGCGACGCCATGAGCCGCTGGCGCGGCGGCATCGCGAACAGCCGGCGCAGATACAGCGGACCGCCGGCCTTCGGCCCGGTCCCCGACAGGCCGGAGCCGCCGAATGGCTGCACGCCGACCACCGCACCGATCACGTTGCGGTTGACGTAGATGTTGCCGGCCGCGCTGTGGCTCGAGGCGCGGGCAATTGTCTCCGTGATCCGCGAATGGATACCGAAGGTCAGGCCATAACCGGTGAGGTTGATCGCGTCGACGAGGTCAACGAGCTGCTCGCGGCGGTAGCGCAGCACGTGGAGCACGGGGCCGAACACCTCGCGCTCGACATCGAAGATGTTGGCGATCTCGATGATGGTCGGCGCAACGAACGTGCCATGCGCCGCCTGCGGCGGCAGCGGCAGCCGCTCCACGGCATGGCCGCGCGCCTGCATCGTGGCGACATGCGCATCGAGCGTGTCG
This region of Bradyrhizobium sp. SZCCHNS1050 genomic DNA includes:
- a CDS encoding IS1182 family transposase, with protein sequence MMGHRQVEQAALFYEFSLERHIPADHLVRSIDRFVDLEDLRRELAPFYSNIGRPSIDPELMIRMLLIGYCFGIRSERRLCDEVHLNLAYRWFCRLGLDGGVPDHSTFSKNRHGRFRESDLFRRVFETVLRRCIRERLIGGEGFAVDASLIKADANRQKGIEGDKRLPPEAAGRAIDEYLAVLDDAAFGAATEVTPKFVSPSDPAARWTGAHGGQAFFAYSTNYLVDVENAIIVDVEATTAIRQAEVLAAKRMIERSIERFDLYPSRLLGDSAYGSAEMLGWLVYEHGIEPHVTVFDKSARTDGTFSREAFTYDHTRDVYRCPAGNPLTTTGTLVNNDTTVLYRASKRDCQACSLRSRCCPNTPARKVPRSIYEGARDMAREIASSWEGRTSRRLRKKIEMLFAHLKRILKLDRLRLRGPNGARDEFTLAAAAQNLRKMAKLIPMPALTPA
- a CDS encoding efflux RND transporter permease subunit, translated to MIDGVRGAAAGPQAALISFAIRFRGIVLGVACTILGYGIFSLGSANYAVFPEFAPPQVSIQTEAPGLSPEQVEVLVTQPIEIAINGLAGVESMRSSSIQGLSVISVIFQPGTEVFRARQLVTERLAVVAGSLPQGVRAPSMTPLVPAAGTVLAIGLTSDQRSLMDLRTIADWTVSRRLLAVAGVAQVTTYGRDIRSLQVQVRSDDLVRFGVGMNDVLAAARKATGVRGAGFVDTANQRVILQTQGQSLTPEQLARTVLLHQGGASVVLGDVATVVNAPEPPIGGALINGRPGIMMMISQQFGANTRNVAARVEAALRELRPALDSEKVRLHADLFRPATFIDAATENVLFALLIGGALVIIVLFVFLYDWRTSVISCTAIPLSLLSAVLALQWMGQSLDTMTLGGLAIAIGEVVDDAVIGVENVVRRLRENRGLPSPRSEARVVYDAMLEVRGAVAYATFAVLLVFVPILALPGLAGRLFGPLGIAYILAVVASLVVALTVTPALSMLLLAGRKPREEREPPLVRWSRGSYETLLRRLGRFPKSVMLTAVLVTAGGASLVPFFGGTFLPDLKEGHLILHVSTLPGTSLDESLRLGTLIAEALQGVPEVRSVAQHAGRAEAGVDTAGTHSSEIEVDLKPGLSGEQQELAQQRIRAALANFAGINLSIKTYLTERIEETLSGFNAAVVINVFGPDLDDLERAARDIARELGEVWGAIDIQQQSPPGMPQVNVTLRPTDLQSWGLDAVEVLELIRTAYQGDVVGQAYEGNVVFNVIVKLDPDATARPTEIGNMPIRTPSGAYILLKQVADVYGTAGRYVVLHRNGQRVQTVTANVAERDLESFVAAAKRKIAKEVKLPPGAHVEFTGAAEAQAKSRRDLLVNSLLATIGIVLLLSFVTGHWRNLVLVLINLPFAFVGGVIAVALTGGVLSLGSMVGFVTLFGIALRNSILMISHYEHLVVVEGRAWTLETAIAGAADRLVPILMTSLVTGLGLLPLALGAGEPGREIEGPMAVVILGGLLTSMALNLLVLPTLALRFGRFARGVHARGNVAAS
- a CDS encoding ParA family protein, producing MRYAFWNNKGGTGKTSLAFQAICRYAEKNPKKRILVVDACPQANLSELFLGGLTNKGGHKLLQRQGLVPRCSLGGYFQLRLPSPFSPPVFDPEDFVTDPDDFNPLIPSNIALVCGDPLLELQSNAINTLSNTQVPGTDTWIAVVDWLNDFLAKCEDDYDTIFVDCNPSFSIYTQIALASVDRLVLPVMADDSSRRAVQNALSLVYGLKLPSEIYTTYAFNTKLAKAGRKLPQVHLIAKNRITQYMGPASAYAAVLSEIERDIGALLKIHPELFTFSKISDGTCEIRDFQTTGVVAFAKGCPFSRLSAGKQDIGGHRVQVKEDYRRDVLKSINMLVSKL
- a CDS encoding amidohydrolase family protein is translated as MPTILFKNAALLDPLQPDLLEGQHVLVEGNLIKEVSDKPLQTSVDQTIDLQSKTLMPGLIDLHVHAIAVELNLAQQVQMPNVLVTLRSALLLKGMLRRGFTTVRDAGGAGYPLKQAVDTGLTEGPRLFVSGRALSQTGGHGDMRARTDFLSDNAPCPCCVRVGALARVADGVDAVRKAVREELQMGADQIKIMASGGVASPTDPVGAFGYSEDEIRAIVAEARARQTYVLAHAYTAEAIARAVHCGVRTIEHGNLVDLPTARLMAEKGVYVIPTLVTYEALANEGAQYGLPPESVAKIADVRDAGLRSLGIYRDAGVKMGFGSDLLGPSQRLQSDEFRIRAEILGPREVIASATVIGAEVLGMEGKLGRIAPGAFADLLVVEGNPLRDVSCLLGQGDHIPLVMKAGKVHIDRLNG